From a single Chiloscyllium punctatum isolate Juve2018m chromosome 29, sChiPun1.3, whole genome shotgun sequence genomic region:
- the srsf7a gene encoding serine and arginine rich splicing factor 7a isoform X2 yields the protein MSYYSRSSRASDCKVYVGDLGTGAAKGELERAFSYYGPLRNVWVARNPPGFAFVEFEDPRDAEDAVRGMDGKVLCGSRVRVELSNGMSRKSRYGRPPARRQFDPNDRCYQCGERGHYAYDCYRYSKRRRGSSRSRSRSRSRSRSRSRGRRYTRSRSRSRDRSLTPLRSKSRSPIGRSPSRSRSRSRSFSIKRESRSPSEGSRKTPSPGRDD from the exons ATGTCGTATTACTCCAGAAGTTCCAGAGCTTCAGACTGCAAAGTCTATGTCGGTGATTTGGGAACAGGAGCTGCCAAAGGAGAGCTGGAGCGAGCCTTCAGCTACTATGGCCCTCTAAGGAATGTTTGGGTAGCGCGGAATCCTCCAGGTTTTGCTTTTGTGGAGTTTGAAGACCCCAGAGATGCAGAAGATGCAGTGCGTGGGATGGATGGCAA GGTTCTGTGTGGATCGAGGGTTCGCGTTGAGCTGTCAAATGGGATGTCACGTAAATCTCGCTATGGTCGCCCTCCTGCTCGTCGCCAGTTTGACCCTAATGACCGTTGCTATCAGTGTGGAGAGCGTGGCCACTATGCCTATGACTGCTACCGGTACAGCAAGAGAAGGCGTGGCAGCAG TCGATCTCGATCTAGGTCTCGTTCCCGTTCGAGATCCAGATCAAGGGGGCGTCGTTACACCAGATCCCGCAGCCGCAGCCGCGATCG GTCCCTTACTCCATTAAGGTCCAAGTCCAGATCCCCAATTGGGAGAAG cccttcaagatcACGGTCTCGATCAAGGTCTTTTTCGATTAAACGAGAAAG TCGCTCCCCTTCAGAAGGTTCTCGTAAGACCCCAAGTCCTGGAAGAGATGACTGA
- the srsf7a gene encoding serine and arginine rich splicing factor 7a isoform X1, which translates to MSYYSRSSRASDCKVYVGDLGTGAAKGELERAFSYYGPLRNVWVARNPPGFAFVEFEDPRDAEDAVRGMDGKVLCGSRVRVELSNGMSRKSRYGRPPARRQFDPNDRCYQCGERGHYAYDCYRYSKRRRGSSRSRSRSRSRSRSRSRGRRYTRSRSRSRDRRTRSRSPSYSKKRSRSLTPLRSKSRSPIGRSPSRSRSRSRSFSIKRESRSPSEGSRKTPSPGRDD; encoded by the exons ATGTCGTATTACTCCAGAAGTTCCAGAGCTTCAGACTGCAAAGTCTATGTCGGTGATTTGGGAACAGGAGCTGCCAAAGGAGAGCTGGAGCGAGCCTTCAGCTACTATGGCCCTCTAAGGAATGTTTGGGTAGCGCGGAATCCTCCAGGTTTTGCTTTTGTGGAGTTTGAAGACCCCAGAGATGCAGAAGATGCAGTGCGTGGGATGGATGGCAA GGTTCTGTGTGGATCGAGGGTTCGCGTTGAGCTGTCAAATGGGATGTCACGTAAATCTCGCTATGGTCGCCCTCCTGCTCGTCGCCAGTTTGACCCTAATGACCGTTGCTATCAGTGTGGAGAGCGTGGCCACTATGCCTATGACTGCTACCGGTACAGCAAGAGAAGGCGTGGCAGCAG TCGATCTCGATCTAGGTCTCGTTCCCGTTCGAGATCCAGATCAAGGGGGCGTCGTTACACCAGATCCCGCAGCCGCAGCCGCGATCG CCGCACTCGTTCCCGTTCTCCTTCGTACTCTAAGAAGAGAAGTCG GTCCCTTACTCCATTAAGGTCCAAGTCCAGATCCCCAATTGGGAGAAG cccttcaagatcACGGTCTCGATCAAGGTCTTTTTCGATTAAACGAGAAAG TCGCTCCCCTTCAGAAGGTTCTCGTAAGACCCCAAGTCCTGGAAGAGATGACTGA
- the srsf7a gene encoding serine and arginine rich splicing factor 7a isoform X3: MSYYSRSSRASDCKVYVGDLGTGAAKGELERAFSYYGPLRNVWVARNPPGFAFVEFEDPRDAEDAVRGMDGKVLCGSRVRVELSNGMSRKSRYGRPPARRQFDPNDRCYQCGERGHYAYDCYRYSKRRRGSSRSRSRSRSRSRSRSRGRRYTRSRSRSRDRRTRSRSPSYSKKRSRPSRSRSRSRSFSIKRESRSPSEGSRKTPSPGRDD, from the exons ATGTCGTATTACTCCAGAAGTTCCAGAGCTTCAGACTGCAAAGTCTATGTCGGTGATTTGGGAACAGGAGCTGCCAAAGGAGAGCTGGAGCGAGCCTTCAGCTACTATGGCCCTCTAAGGAATGTTTGGGTAGCGCGGAATCCTCCAGGTTTTGCTTTTGTGGAGTTTGAAGACCCCAGAGATGCAGAAGATGCAGTGCGTGGGATGGATGGCAA GGTTCTGTGTGGATCGAGGGTTCGCGTTGAGCTGTCAAATGGGATGTCACGTAAATCTCGCTATGGTCGCCCTCCTGCTCGTCGCCAGTTTGACCCTAATGACCGTTGCTATCAGTGTGGAGAGCGTGGCCACTATGCCTATGACTGCTACCGGTACAGCAAGAGAAGGCGTGGCAGCAG TCGATCTCGATCTAGGTCTCGTTCCCGTTCGAGATCCAGATCAAGGGGGCGTCGTTACACCAGATCCCGCAGCCGCAGCCGCGATCG CCGCACTCGTTCCCGTTCTCCTTCGTACTCTAAGAAGAGAAGTCG cccttcaagatcACGGTCTCGATCAAGGTCTTTTTCGATTAAACGAGAAAG TCGCTCCCCTTCAGAAGGTTCTCGTAAGACCCCAAGTCCTGGAAGAGATGACTGA
- the LOC140454493 gene encoding ADP-ribosylation factor 6, which yields MGGAFAKIFGSKEMRILMLGLDAAGKTTILYKLKLGQSVTTIPTVGFNVETVTYKNVKFNVWDVGGQDKIRPLWRHYYTGTQGLIFVVDCADRDRIDEAKQELHRIINDREMRDAIILIFANKQDLPDAMKPHEIQEKLGLTRIRDRNWYVQPSCATSGDGLHEGLTWLNSNYKS from the coding sequence ATGGGCGGCGCGTTCGCCAAGATATTCGGCAGCAAGGAGATGAGGATACTGATGCTGGGCTTGGACGCCGCCGGCAAGACCACCATCCTGTACAAGCTGAAGCTGGGCCAGTCGGTCACCACCATTCCCACGGTGGGTTTCAACGTGGAGACGGTCACCTACAAGAACGTGAAGTTCAACGTGTGGGACGTGGGCGGCCAGGATAAGATCAGGCCGCTGTGGCGGCACTACTACACGGGCACGCAGGGGTTAATCTTCGTGGTGGATTGCGCCGACCGAGACCGCATCGACGAGGCCAAGCAGGAGctgcaccggatcatcaacgaCCGCGAGATGAGGGATGCCATCATCCTGATCTTCGCTAACAAGCAGGACCTGCCCGATGCCATGAAGCCACACGAGATTCAGGAGAAGCTGGGATTGACCAGGATCAGGGACAGGAATTGGTATGTGCAGCCGTCCTGCGCCACCTCAGGAGACGGACTCCATGAGGGACTCACCTGGCTAAATTCAAATTACAAATCCTAA
- the srsf7a gene encoding serine and arginine rich splicing factor 7a isoform X4 encodes MSYYSRSSRASDCKVYVGDLGTGAAKGELERAFSYYGPLRNVWVARNPPGFAFVEFEDPRDAEDAVRGMDGKVLCGSRVRVELSNGMSRKSRYGRPPARRQFDPNDRCYQCGERGHYAYDCYRYSKRRRGSSRSRSRSRSRSRSRSRGRRYTRSRSRSRDRPSRSRSRSRSFSIKRESRSPSEGSRKTPSPGRDD; translated from the exons ATGTCGTATTACTCCAGAAGTTCCAGAGCTTCAGACTGCAAAGTCTATGTCGGTGATTTGGGAACAGGAGCTGCCAAAGGAGAGCTGGAGCGAGCCTTCAGCTACTATGGCCCTCTAAGGAATGTTTGGGTAGCGCGGAATCCTCCAGGTTTTGCTTTTGTGGAGTTTGAAGACCCCAGAGATGCAGAAGATGCAGTGCGTGGGATGGATGGCAA GGTTCTGTGTGGATCGAGGGTTCGCGTTGAGCTGTCAAATGGGATGTCACGTAAATCTCGCTATGGTCGCCCTCCTGCTCGTCGCCAGTTTGACCCTAATGACCGTTGCTATCAGTGTGGAGAGCGTGGCCACTATGCCTATGACTGCTACCGGTACAGCAAGAGAAGGCGTGGCAGCAG TCGATCTCGATCTAGGTCTCGTTCCCGTTCGAGATCCAGATCAAGGGGGCGTCGTTACACCAGATCCCGCAGCCGCAGCCGCGATCG cccttcaagatcACGGTCTCGATCAAGGTCTTTTTCGATTAAACGAGAAAG TCGCTCCCCTTCAGAAGGTTCTCGTAAGACCCCAAGTCCTGGAAGAGATGACTGA